The following are from one region of the Segatella oris genome:
- a CDS encoding calycin-like domain-containing protein: MQKRIFSLLMLLWCIVSSNSVYAANEFHVGDRVAYSGTLTRVYMNGEKASGQAVTAFVTKTSDQTYTIELQEFKAGKMPGTILVIAEDVSVSADGSFNMPSMQNIIILKLFGFSKAKSSFNADLSGTITSDGQLTFTVTSVNAKYFGIPFKAIVTFKGHQ, translated from the coding sequence ATGCAAAAAAGAATATTTTCGTTGTTGATGCTACTATGGTGCATCGTTTCATCAAATAGTGTTTACGCTGCTAATGAGTTCCATGTTGGAGACAGGGTAGCTTATTCCGGCACACTGACTCGCGTTTATATGAATGGAGAAAAAGCCTCTGGGCAAGCTGTAACGGCATTTGTAACAAAGACGTCAGACCAAACCTACACCATAGAACTTCAAGAATTCAAAGCTGGCAAGATGCCGGGGACTATCCTGGTAATAGCAGAAGATGTCAGCGTTTCTGCAGACGGCTCGTTTAACATGCCGTCAATGCAGAATATTATTATATTGAAATTATTTGGTTTTTCTAAAGCCAAAAGTTCTTTCAACGCAGATCTTTCAGGGACAATCACCTCCGATGGCCAGTTGACTTTCACCGTTACATCGGTGAATGCAAAATATTTTGGAATTCCTTTCAAGGCAATTGTTACTTTCAAGGGACACCAATAA
- a CDS encoding DUF4903 family protein: MIYSYFRRTPLFILSFLCIFLTISCSSDEELKRADADIKLVNEAKSFLQGDIVLNTHATMGGVNKTLLPTGCPTKFNFTWSKTAPQSFTISLLNFTVGKMGMIINFNCEVKAMQLNSWEKNEYKGEGWIKFYGENGSVSGTDNEGVPSKAMGSTVKGYYNVMSHQINFIVNYNMMNVRSECFLQTIDKNRIKTYDEDFKKYEEDLKKYKEEHGL, from the coding sequence ATGATATATTCATATTTTCGCAGGACTCCGCTGTTTATTCTATCTTTCTTATGTATTTTCCTCACCATTTCTTGCAGTTCAGATGAGGAACTGAAAAGGGCCGATGCCGACATTAAGTTGGTGAACGAGGCTAAATCTTTTCTTCAAGGAGATATTGTCCTTAACACCCATGCTACTATGGGTGGTGTTAACAAGACTTTACTTCCAACAGGATGCCCCACTAAATTCAACTTTACCTGGAGTAAAACAGCCCCACAAAGCTTTACAATTTCGCTGTTAAACTTTACTGTTGGTAAGATGGGAATGATTATAAACTTCAACTGTGAGGTAAAAGCGATGCAGCTTAATTCTTGGGAAAAGAACGAATACAAAGGAGAAGGATGGATTAAGTTTTATGGCGAGAATGGCTCTGTATCAGGAACAGACAATGAAGGTGTACCCTCTAAAGCAATGGGAAGTACCGTAAAAGGATATTATAATGTAATGAGTCATCAAATAAACTTCATCGTTAACTACAACATGATGAATGTGCGTTCGGAGTGTTTCCTGCAAACCATTGATAAAAATCGCATCAAAACATACGATGAAGACTTTAAGAAATATGAAGAAGATTTGAAGAAATACAAGGAGGAACATGGTCTGTAG